A portion of the Salarias fasciatus chromosome 15, fSalaFa1.1, whole genome shotgun sequence genome contains these proteins:
- the lpin1b gene encoding phosphatidate phosphatase LPIN1, with protein MNYVGQLAGQVFVQVKELYRGLNPATLSGCIDVIVVRQPDGSLQCSPFHVRFGKMGVLRSKEKVVDMEINGEPVELHMKLGDNGEAFFVQETQNDQEVVPSYLATSPIMSDGVALMSSSLLGKGSGPPVQTLGSMGSSGENGSVMVKKRRKRRRKSRADSMRREESEEYSADEDMFSIDISSDEGLERENRSSSRDVLREETTPSSTGGSFTQAGIYTRSDGEWSPIQSPVNSRPTSPKSDSELITKPSDADNQNPAMHWAWGELPQAATPSFLQLKHDTVQLSPVSIPVSENTHFRVITHETSEQNAPCSEISALRLLMPEETVTTQETVHTEETVVSVGMESARMESLTVTSETQVTAAGGAAARMMADMEDAMPRPPGKTDSPSKKKDKRSRHLGSDGIYLDDITELEPEVAALYFPKSDTAVRSLSDPGLHGTSLSPQSVSSGGDSGVDSYCDNMADLPSIAISLCGGLTENREITKEQFCEKIISYQQFIENPSIIDDPNLVVKIGSKYYNWSTAAPLVLAMQAFQKPLPKAAVENIMKEKMPKKGGRWWFSWRGRNNSTKLDSVSDRGACGSAEQLEKMSIRHKEESSSSDEDHRAASQSSSSMHPEPGLPSGGVSYKKTLRLTSEQLLSLQLLDGPNDVVFSVTTQYQGTCRCQGTIYLWNWDDKIIISDIDGTITRSDTLGHILPTLGKDWTHQGIAHLYHKVSQNGYKFLYCSARAIGMADMTRGYLNWVNERGTMLPMGPVLLSPSSLFSALHREVIEKKPEKFKVECLNDIKNLFYPNTQPFYAAFGNRPTDVFSYKEVGVPLNRIFTVNPKGELVQEHAKTNISSYVRLGEVVDHVFPLKMRASSSDFPCSDTYSHFTYWREQLPRVEHHGTPPPHAPNPGS; from the exons ATGAACTACGTGGGCCAGTTGGCGGGGCAGGTGTTTGTCCAGGTCAAAGAACTGTACCGCGGCCTCAATCCCGCCACGCTTTCTGGCTGCATCGACGTCATCGTAGTGAGGCAGCCCGATGGATCCCTGCAGTGCTCGCCTTTCCACGTCCGCTTCGGCAAGATGGGTGTCCTCCGGTCCAAAGAGAAAGTG GTGGACATGGAAATCAATGGAGAACCAGTGGAGCTGCACATGAAGCTGGGCGACAATGGAGAGGCATTCTTTGTGCAAGAAACGCAAAATGATCAG GAAGTTGTTCCGTCCTACCTGGCTACCTCGCCCATCATGTCGGATGGCGTCGCCCTCATGagctcctctctgctggggaaGGGCTCCGGGCCCCCCGTGCAGACCCTGGGCTCCATGGGGAGCAGTGGGGAGAACGGCAGTGTGatggtgaagaagaggaggaagaggaggaggaagtctcGGGCGGACAgcatgaggagggaggagagcgaaGAATACTCTGCGGACGAAGACATGTTCTCCATCGACATCAGCTCAGATGAAGGgctggaaagagaaaacag ATCTTCGTCAAGAGACGTCCTAAGAGAGGAGACGACTCCCAGTTCAACCGGTGGTTCCTTCACTCAGGCTGGAATCTACACTCGCTCTGACGGGGAGTGGAGCCCCATTCAGAG CCCTGTGAACTCTCGTCCTACCTCTCCCAAGAGTGACTCTGAACTCATCACCAAGCCTTCAGATGCGGACAATCAGAATCCAGCCATGCACTGGGCCTGGGGAGAGCTGCCTCAGGCTGCCACG ccatcCTTCCTCCAGTTGAAGCACGACACGGTGCAGCTCAGCCCGGTGTCCATCCCCGTGTCCGAGAACACGCACTTCCGCGTGATCACCCATGAGACTTCGGAACAAAATGCGCCCTGCTCTGAAATATCGGCGCTCCGGCTGCTGATGCCAGAGGAAACGGTAACAACGCAGGAGACCGTCCACACGGAGGAAACGGTTGTTTCAGTTGGGATGGAGTCCGCCAGGATGGAGTCTTTGACGGTGACTTCAGAGACGCAGGTgacggcggccggcggcgcggcggctcgGATGATGGCTGACATGGAGGACGCGATGCCCCGTCCTCCAGGCAAGACGGACTCTCCATCCAAAAAGAAGG ACAAAAggagccgccatcttggatctgATGGCATTTACCTTGATGATATCACAGAGCTTGAACCTGAAGTAGCCGCTCTTTATTTCCCCAAGAG CGATACAGCAGTGAGGAGCCTTTCCGACCCGGGCCTGCATGGCACCAGCTTGTCCCCGCAGTCCGTGAGCTCCGGAGGAGACAGTGGCGTGGACAGCTACTGCGACAACATGGCCGACCTGCCGTCTATCGCCATATCTCTGTGTGGAGGACTCACGGAAAACAGAGAGATCACTAAAG agcAGTTTTGCGAGAAGATCATCTCCTACCAACAGTTCATAGAGAACCCCTCCATCATCGATGACCCCAACCTAGTTGTTAAAATCGGCTCAAA ataCTATAACTGGAGCACTGCGGCTCCTCTTGTGCTGGCTATGCAGGCCTTCCAGAAACCTCTgccaaag gcTGCGGTGGAGAACATCATGAAGGAGAAGATGCCGAAGAAAGGAGGGAGGTGGTGGTTCTCCTGGAGAGGaagaaacaacagcaccaaaCTG GACTCGGTGTCAGACCGTGGAGCCTGTGGCTCTGCTGAACAGCTGGAGAAAATGTCCATCAG ACACAAAGAAGAGTCGTCTTCCAGTGATGAAGACCACAGGGCAGCTAGTCAGAGCTCCTCCTCCATGCATCCAGAGCCCGGGCTCCCCTCAGGAGGCGTGTCCTACAAGAAAACACTGCGACTCACGTCAGAGCAGCTG TTGTCTCTTCAGCTGCTGGATGGTCCGAATGACGTGGTGTTTAGTGTGACCACTCAGTACCAGGGAACCTGCCGCTGCCAGGGAACCATCTACCTCTGGAACTGGGACGACAAGATCATCATCTCCGACATCGACGGAACAATCACCAG GTCTGACACGCTGGGCCACATCCTGCCCACGCTGGGAAAAGACTGGACACATCAGGGAATTGCACACCTCTACCATAAAGTCAGCCA AAATGGCTACAAGTTCCTGTATTGTTCAGCTCGAGCCATCGGCATGGCGGACATGACCCGAGGTTACCTCAACTGGGTCAACGAGCGAGGCACCATGCTTCCTATGGGCCCCGTCCTGCTGAGCCCCAGCAGTCTCTTTTCAGCTCTGCACAG GGAGGTTATTGAGAAGAAGCCGGAGAAGTTCAAGGTGGAGTGTCTGAATGACATCAAGAACCTCTTCTACCCCAACACCCAGCCTTTCTATGCAGCGTTTGGCAATAGACCAACG GATGTGTTTTCCTATAAGGAAGTCGGAGTTCCACTGAACAGGATTTTTACAGTCAACCCTAAAGGCGAGCTGGTGCAGGAACACGCCAAAACCAACATCTCGTC CTATGTACGCCTGGGCGAGGTGGTGGACCACGTGTTCCCCCTGAAGATGAGGGCGTCGTCGTCCGACTTCCCCTGCTCCGACACGTACAGCCACTTCACCTACTGGAGGGAGCAGCTTCCCCGTGTGGAGCATCACGGGACCCCCCCTCCACACGCTCCCAACCCCGGCAGCTGA